In the Pelorhabdus rhamnosifermentans genome, AAATAGTAGATCTGACGAAAAGATTGTTTTCATAGGGCGAGTAATTTCCGACTACAGTAGGTACAGATGCTATAGCGCTCCCCTAGTGCCATTGCTTTGGTACCGGAAGAAGAATAAAGTTGGGATTGTCAAATCAAAGCAGACATGCGGGAAATTTATAAAAAAGTATTGTAAAATAAGAACCGGCTATTTGTCTGATTATGGACAAATAGCCGGTTCTTCTGCTGTTTATCATTAATTGATTCAATCAGCCCGTTAGTACTTTATCGTCTGCTTTCTTCAAGTGAAACCGCATAATTAAGATATCTTATAGCATAACCGTTGAAAAAGCTACTACATTGTTGAAGGGCTTTTTCAACGGTTATGTCTATTTAAGTATTAAATTGTTTGTCGCTAATGATTATGATATAGTTGAAAATATTTTTAGATAGTTATAATAGATATATTGACGACGCAATAAAAAATATGATAAAATAATACCATACTATACCGGTATAGTATACAATTAACAATTAAGAGATATTCGCCATTGCAGCTTAATGGTGTGGTTCTACAGATTTTACAGGACGACTCATGAAATCGTATAAATTATAAGGAGGTGTGTTTATGTTTTTTAAGACTATGGAACAACATGAAAATTTGAGGGCAAAAATCAGAAAGTTTGCTGAAGAGGAAGTTAAACCTATTGCATTTATGTTGGATCAGGAAAATAAATTTCCTTCTGAGGCAATTAAAAAGCTAGCAGATATGGGTGTGATGGGGCTTCCATATCCAAAAGAGTACGGTGGATCAGGCTTGGATATCATCAGCTATGCAATCGCCGTTGAGGAATTATCAAGAGTGGATGGTGGTACAGGCGTAATACTTTCCGCACATACATCTTTAGGCACCTATCCAATTGCTGCTTATGGGACAAAGGCGCAGAAACAAAAATACTTGGTTCCGTTGGCAAAGGGAGAAAAACTCGGCGCATTCGGGCTAACTGAGGAAAATGCCGGAAGTGACGCTAGTGGTACTGAGACTACTGCTGTCTTAGAAGGCGATTATTACATTTTGAATGGTGGAAAAATTTTTATCACCAATGGCGGTGAGGCTGATATCAACATTGTTTTTGCCGTTACTACACCAGATATAGGTACTCATGGCATCAGTGCATTTATTGTGGAGAAGGGCTGGGAAGGCTTTAGTTTCGGACAACATTACGACAAGATGGGTATTCGTTCTTCTGCCACTGCAGAGCTTATTTTTAACGATGTGAAAGTCCCTAAGGAAAATTTATTAGGTAACGAGGGCGATGGTTTCAAGATTGCTATGGCAACTTTGGATGGTGGTCGTATTGGTATTGCGGCCCAGGCTCTTGGTATCGCGCAAGGTGCTTATGAGCATGCACTGGAGTATTCAAAAGAGAGAATTCAATTTGGTAAACCTATCTGTCAGCAACAGGTCATCGCTTTTAAGTTGGCCGATATGGCGACAAAACTTAGAGCAGCTAGATTACTTATTTATAGTGCAGCAGAGCTAAAAGAAAATCATGAGCATTACAGTATGGAAGCTGCTATGGCAAAACAATACGCTTCAGATGTTTGCCTTGAGATTGTCAACGATGCTCTTCAAATATTTGGCGGAAGCGGTTATTTGAAAGGTATGGAAGTTGAGCGTGCTTACAGAGATGCTAAGATTTGTACAATATATGAAGGGACTAATGAGATTCAACGTATTGTTATTGCTGCTAGTATCATCGGTAAGATGCCGAAAAACGAGCACGTAGGTAAAGTTTCTCAACATGGACCTGCCACAGGTTATCGTAAGAAAGTGATTTTCAATAGTGGAACTCCTGAAGAAAGAGTTGATGCGCTTGTGAAAGCGCTTAAGGCAGATGCCTATGATTTCACAGTTGGAATTCCTTTGGATACTCCCATAAGTAAAGCTGAAAGAGTGGTCAGTGTAGGTCAAGGCATAGGGGAAAAAGAAAATATGCAGCTTATAGAAGATTTGGCAGTTCAAGCCGGTGCAGCTATAGGATCTTCTCGTCCAGTAGCTGAAACCCTTAGATATGTACCAATCAATCGTTATGTTGGTATGTCAGGTCAAAAATTCAAAGGAAATCTTTACATTGCCTGCGGTATTTCAGGTGCAGGTCAACATTTAAAAGGGATAAAGGATGCTTCTACAATTGTAGCTATAAATATCAATGCGAATGCGAAAATTTTTAAGAATGCAGACTACGGTATTGTTGGCGATTTAATGGAAATATTGCCATTGCTTACTGCCGCTTTAGACAACGGGGAACCTAAGAAAGAGGCTCCGCCAATGAAAAAGATAAAGAGAACCGTTCCGAAGAATGTTGTGAGTTGGAAATATTACGTATGTAACGGATGCGGTTATGAATATGATCCTAGCGTGGGTGATCCCGAGGGTGAAGTAATTCCGGGGACTTCCTTTGAAAATCTTCCTGAAGAGTGGACCTGTCCTACTTGTGGTGAAGAAAAAGATATGTTTATAGAAGTCTGATTCCTATAAAAAGTAAACATAATAAGGTGTTTCT is a window encoding:
- a CDS encoding acyl-CoA dehydrogenase family protein, which gives rise to MFFKTMEQHENLRAKIRKFAEEEVKPIAFMLDQENKFPSEAIKKLADMGVMGLPYPKEYGGSGLDIISYAIAVEELSRVDGGTGVILSAHTSLGTYPIAAYGTKAQKQKYLVPLAKGEKLGAFGLTEENAGSDASGTETTAVLEGDYYILNGGKIFITNGGEADINIVFAVTTPDIGTHGISAFIVEKGWEGFSFGQHYDKMGIRSSATAELIFNDVKVPKENLLGNEGDGFKIAMATLDGGRIGIAAQALGIAQGAYEHALEYSKERIQFGKPICQQQVIAFKLADMATKLRAARLLIYSAAELKENHEHYSMEAAMAKQYASDVCLEIVNDALQIFGGSGYLKGMEVERAYRDAKICTIYEGTNEIQRIVIAASIIGKMPKNEHVGKVSQHGPATGYRKKVIFNSGTPEERVDALVKALKADAYDFTVGIPLDTPISKAERVVSVGQGIGEKENMQLIEDLAVQAGAAIGSSRPVAETLRYVPINRYVGMSGQKFKGNLYIACGISGAGQHLKGIKDASTIVAININANAKIFKNADYGIVGDLMEILPLLTAALDNGEPKKEAPPMKKIKRTVPKNVVSWKYYVCNGCGYEYDPSVGDPEGEVIPGTSFENLPEEWTCPTCGEEKDMFIEV